The segment AGAGGATAAATTCATGGCGCTTTGACGGATGCTCAATCTATGTGACGCTGGAACCCTGCGTCATGTGCTCGGGGGCGCTCGTCCAGTGCCGTATGGGACGGATCGTCTTCGGCGCGAAGGACCCAAAGGCCGGCGGCTGCCGCTCGCTTTATGAGATACCCGGCGATCCGCGGATGTATCACCGCTGCGGCGTGACCGGCGGCGTGCTGGGCACGGAATGCGCGGAGATGCTGCAAAAGTTTTTCATTGAAAAAAGAAGGGCAAGGGCGGCAAAAAAATAGGCGCCGCCGCTACCGGCCGCCGAGATATTTCACGGCGAACTCCTCGCTGGGCAGCGGTCTGTCGATGAGATACCCCTGCACGTCGGGGCATCCGAGGGCGGCCAGTATCTCCGCCTGATCTTTACTTTCGACGCCCTCCGCGATACAGCCGATGTCAAGTTTGCCGCAGATATTCACGGTACTCTCCACGAGCGCCCGGCTGATCTCATTATCCGCGACCTCCGCCACTACGGCCTTGTCTATCTTTATCACGTCGAAGCGGAAGGCCTGCATCATATAGAGATTGGAATATTCGCTGCCAAAATCGTCAAGGGCGAGCCTGTATCCTGCGGCACGAAGAGCCGTGCAGGCCGCGGCGAAGTCGGGACGTGAAACATTCCCCACGCTCTCCGTAACCTCGATCTCCATATATTCCCGCAGATCCCCGAAACCGGCCCCAATCCTCTCCACCTCGTCAAGGATACCTGGGGCAAGCAGGGTCTTCTTTGAAAAGTTGACGGATAATGGGACAAGTTTCAGACCAGCAGCCCGGAAGTCACAAAGCAGACGGTAACTTCGCTCCATAATGTAAAGGTCAAGCGCCCCTATCAGTCCCGCATCTTCCAGCTGAGGGATAAAATCGTCGGGCGCAAGCAGCCCCTTACGAGGATCTTCATAACGCGCCAGCACCTCGGCGCCGGTTATCTCTTGACGCGTCAAATTCATCTTCGGCTGCAGATAGAGCTTTACAAAACCGTTTTTAATGCCGCGATTGAGCCAATCGTCAAGACAGGCCCTATGTTCGGCGCAGAAAGATCTTGTCTCCTCCTCCATCCGCAGCCTGCGCATGAGGCAGACAGACCTGCTATGGCCGCCTGAGTCTTCTATGAGACTTTTATACGATACCTCAGCACGCCACCGCTCGCCGCCGGCGGCTGAAAAGCTGCAGATCATGCGGTCACGCTCTCTGCCTTTGAACATCCCCTCGACAAACGCGGCAAGGGCTTCGTCGGTCTCCTCGCATGACCCGCCGCAGTACTGAAAAAAGAGCTTGGTAATATCACCGCCGCCGGGAATTTTAGCGCAGCAATGCTCTTTGGCGTCCCACAAATAGAGGGTCCTGCTGGGAAGATCAGCTATATAAAGAGTCGAAGCGGTCAGGTCCAGCATCCCAGACAGCATTTTATCTGTATTGTATAAACTCGTTCCATTAAACACAGCCGGTTTCCTCACCGTTTCTGTCATAAAAACATATTCCTTTCCCCGTCCGCGGCAATGAATGTCATTTCCCGCGGCTGCTTGCAGCAGCAACCATATATACGCTTCTCCATTATACAACATATAAGATGTTAATAAGACTCTAATTAATGATTATAGCGTTAACATTAATCTCGCACTCACCATAAAATTGACAGCAGGTGAGGTGAAAAAAATTGGACAGTGAATTTATCAGAAAACGAATCACCGAACTGAGAATAAAAAAAGGCGTCTCAGAATATAAGATGAGCCTTGATCTTGGGCACAGCAGAAGTTACATGCAGAGCATCGTGAGCGGGCGCAGCCTGCCCTCCATGGCGGAATTTTTATACATCTGCAAGTATCTTGACGTCACTCCAAGCGATTTTTTCAATGAGGAGATCGACCACCCCGCTCTTGTGAAGAGCGCCCGGGAGGGAATTTCAGGACTTTCGGAAAAAGATTTATCGCTTTTGCTCACTCTGATCGAAAGACTTCATTTTAAATGACCGAAAAGCGGCCCCTACCCTCTTCTACCCTTTTGACATCACCCCCGCAATAAGATATAATATCCCCCGTCGATATGACGATATAGTAACGGCGCACGCGGAGAGGTGTCTGAGCGGTCGAAGGAGCTCGCCTGGAAAGTGAGTGAAGGGGTCAAACTCTTCCATGGGTTCAAATCCCATCCTCTCCGCCATTATTATGTCCAAAGATTGTCGATGTGCCTTTTACGGGCACTCCAGTCCCATGCGGCGCGAGCCCGTGAACCTCGTCAGGTCCGGAAGGAAGCAGCGATAAGCGGAATCTCGCGGGTGCCATGGGGGAGCTGGAGTTCCCGTAAAGGGCACTTTTATTATCGGTTCTATTATCTTTCAGTCTGGACGGTGAGGTTATGAAAGAGGCTCCCGATTGTTTTCTTCCGCTCAAAGTCATGCCCGCCGAGGGCGACAAAATAATACTCTCTCCGGCATATTTCTTTCCCGCGAACATCATGTCGCGGGGGCTCTTCGCAGGCGTCAGCCTCGTCACAAAAACGATCGTCGTAGACGCCTCAAACGGCAGGGCCGTAATCTCCGACGCCGATATCCGGCCCTGCGCGGCGCCGGATTTTCCCTGCATTCCCCGCGAGCTGCCCGTTAAACTGAGCGAACACCAGGCCCTCTCCGCCGCCGAAATGATGGCGACGCCGGAGGAGGCGCGGGGCTGGCGGCGCGGCTTCAATTCCGTGAGGGTGTTCTTCCGCAACAGTGAGTTCAATTTTGTCTGGCATACATATATAATCCGCGGCTCCCTGCTAATCGACGCCTTTACAGGCGACGAAAGCGAAGCCGCGGATGTGATCGATATTTTACTTCGGTAGCCTGATTACGAAGGCCGTACCTCCGAGCTCGGACTCCCTAAGCTCAAGGGTGCCACCGTGGCGCTCAATTATCCTCCGTGAGATCGAGAGGCCGAGGCCGTAGCCGCCGCTTTTCTTCCTGCCACGCGCCCTGTGGCTGTCGCCGCGCCGGAAGCGTTCAAAGATCAGCTTCCGCTCATTTTCGGCGACCCCGGGGCCGTTGTCGTCGACCGTGAGCCGCCACATACCGCCCTCTTCACAGAGCGATACCTTAATGATGCCGGCGGGGCTGTCACTGAACTGGATATATTTCTGCGCGTTTTCCATAATATTCAGCAGCGCCCGGCGCATATCCTCGTAGACTCCCACCACATGTGCGCCGCCCGTAGGAGCCGTTATCTCGATCTCCGTCTCTTTGGACTGCGGCAGCACCGCGATCTCGTCCTTTACCTCTTCCGCGACTCCCACAAGGTCAACGTCGGCCACATCTTTGCGCATCGGATCGGCGTCAAGGCGCACCAGCAGCAAAAGGTCGTCGACAAGTCCGCTGATCCGCTCCTGCTGCCGCAGCAGGCTGTCTATCGTTTCGACATCCTCGGAGCGTTCGGGACCGTTCATCTGCGGAGAGCTCTTGAGCAGCTCCAGACCGGTGCGGATTATCGCAAGCGGGGTCTGGAACTCATGTCCCGCGTCGATGAAAAAGTCGCGCCGCACCTCTTCGAGCTTCGCCTTTTCTGTGAGATCCTGAAGGGCGATGAGTCTGCCGCGCGGCAGCCTCAGGGTCGTCGCCTCCACCTGCATCGCCATCGCGCCGCTGCGCATGATTGACAGCGTGCGCGTTGTGTCGGGCTCGTCCAGCATGAAGTAAAGCTCGTTGGAGGGCAGTATCAGCTCCACGGAGGAGCCGCGCGCGGGGAGCTCGCTCTGCCCGCAGATCGTCGAGGCCTCTTTGTTTATGTAGCGTATCTTCTTTTCATCGTCGATGAGAATGACGCCAATCGGCAGCGCGCCCACAAGCTGGGCGAGCTCCTCCTTGCGTTCCTGCGCCTCACGTATCGTCTTTTGCAGCGAGTCCTGCATGGAGTTCAGCGTATTGGAGAGCGCCTGTATCTCGTCGTCGTTGGTTATGGGAAAGCGCGCCTTCTCGCCCCTGGCTATCTGCGAGGCTGCCTGGCTCAGAGAATTGAGCGGCGTCAGGATCAGGCGCAGGACAAGGTATGTTCCGAGCCAGACCAATATCAGAATGAGTGTGAAGTATTTGATAAAGGGTATGGTGACGTTCTTTATGAGTCCCGATAGCTTCGCCACCGGGTAAGAGAGGCGCACCACATAGACCTCACCGGGGCTGCCCGGGGTGATGACCCTCTTCGCCATATATATCTGCCATTCACGCTGCGTCTTGCTGTAGCGCAGCTCCGACCCTTCGCCTCTCTCAAAGGCCCCTATCACCTCGCCGCGCGTGTAGTGGTTCTCCATCTGCGAGGCGTCGGCCTTCGTATCCGTCACCACCTCGCCGTTGAGGCCAACGACGGTGACGCGTCCGTCAGGATAGAGGGCGGTCCAGATGCCGGAGATATTCTTTATTCCCGCGACTCCCTTCTCCTCTCCTGAAACGGCCATAAGGTCCAGATAACGGGAGAGCATCGTGCGCGTATATTCGATGCTGTCGCTGCGCTCCGCGTGGTAAATTATTATCCAGGCCGCGAGGCCGATGACGGAGACCGCCAGCGTCATGAGGATGGCGATCTTTTTCTTCAGCGTCAGCTTACTGAAGCTCATTCCTGCCCCTCCTCCCAGACGAGCCGGTACCCGCGGCCGCGCAGCGTCTGCGCGGAGAGCATCGGCCTCCTGCCGTCGTCAAGCTTCTTGCGCAGACGCGAGAGGTGGACGTCCACCGTGCGAGTGTCACAGTTGGACATACCCCATATCCGCCGCAGCAGCTCTTCGCGCGAAACGGTGTGGCCCATGCGCCGCGCGAGCACCTCGAGTATCGAATACTCCGTCGGGCTCAGGTCGATCAGCGAACCGCGCAGCCAGGCCTCCTTCTCCACCGTATCCAGCTTGAAGGCGCCGTTTTCGATGATCTTGCGGATATCGGCCTGCTGCTGGGTGCGCCGCAGCAATACGCGGACGCGCACGAGCAGCTCGTCCAGCGGGAAGGGCTTGCGCATGTAGTCGTCGGCCCCGAGGTCGAGCCCCTGCACGACATCCTCGGCGGAGCTGCGCGCCGTAAGCATGAGGATAGGGATATGCTTCGTCTCCGTATCAGACTTCACACGCCGGCAAATCTCCCAGCCGTCCATCAGCGGCAGCATGAGGTCAAGTATCACAAGATCCGGCAGCTCTTCATATATCAGGGAGAGAGCGGAGTCGCCGTCAAAGGCGCAGACGGTCTTATACCCCTGCTGCCTCAGAGCGCGGCAGACAAATTCCGCGAGGCTCTCTTCGTCGTCTACGACCAGTATCTTCTGCGTCATCGTCCTATGCCATCTTCTTACGGCGGTAGCTGCTGGCCTTCACAGGCCGTCCCGTATACATGTAGGCCATGCGTTCGGCGACGTTCGTCGCGTGGTCCCCCGCGCGCTCGAGCGTCTTGGAGACGTTCATCAAATTGAAGGACTGCTCGATACGCTCCGGCTTTTCCATGATCAGCAGCAGCAGTTCGCGCATGATCTGTTTTTCCAGGTCGTCCACCTCGTCGTCCATCGGGAATACCCTGAGCGCCGCCTCGCCGTCATGGGTCTCTATCGCCGTCATCGAGAGCCGCAGCATCTCTTTAATGGTCTCCACCATGCGCGGTATGTCGATAAGCGGTTTGAGCTGCGGTAGTTTGCAGAGCGAGAGCGTCACCTTCGCGATATTCTCGCCGTAGTCGCCGATGCGCTCAAGGTCGACCGCTATGTGCATTATGCTGACGACGACGCGCAGATCCTCGCCAAGCGGCTGGTAGCGCGCCGCGAATTCCATACAGGCCGCGTCAAGCTTCTCTTCAAGATCGTCGATGACGTCGCCGTCGGCAATCACCTTCTGCGCCATCTCCGCGTCATTGTTTTTAAGCGCCCAGACCGCCCTTTCAATCGATTCGGCGGCCAGCCCGCTCATACGATATATCATGTTCTTCAGAAGAGAAAGGTCTTCCTCTATTCTTTTTCTTGTGTTTATCGCATCCATCACTGCAATCCCCCTGACCCTTTATTTATTAGCCGAAACGTCCCGAAATATAGTCTTCCGTACGCTTATCGTGCGGCGAGGTGAACATCTTCGCCGTCCTGTCGTATTCGATCAGGTCGCCGAGAAGGAAGAAGGCCGTATAGTCCGAGATTCGCGCCGCCTGCTGCATGTTGTGCGTAACGATAACGACTGTATAGTCCCGCTTGAGCTCACTGATAAGCTCCTCAACGCGCGCCGTCGACATCGGGTCTAGGGCGCTCGTCGGCTCGTCCATCAGCAGGATGTCGGGCTGAGTCGCTATGGCGCGCGCGATGCAGAGGCGCTGCTGCTGGCCGCCGGAAAGCCCCGTCCCGGAACTTTTCAGCTTGTCCTTAACCTCATCCCAGAGCGCCGCCCCCTGAAGGCTGTTCTCTACTATCTCGTCGAGACGTCCCTTGTCCTTCACACCGTTCAGACGCGGGCCGTAGGCGATATTGTCATATATCGACATCGGAAAGGGATTCGGTTTCTGGAAAACCATCCCCACCTTGCGCCGCAGCGCGATGACGTCCGTATCGTCCGCCAGAATATTTTCCCCGTCAAATTCAATTATACCCTCTACACGCGCCGACGATATAAAATCATTCATCCGGTTGAGGCAGCGTAGATAGCTGCTCTTGCCGCAGCCGGAGGGGCCGATAAAGGCCGTCACCATATTCTCTCCCATGTCGAAGGTGATGTTTTTCAGCACCTGCCTGTCGCCGTAGTAGAGGTCGACGCCGCGCGTGCGTATCTTGACCGACATCTGCTTCGCGTCGGCGGCCGCTTCAAACCTTTCGTTGTTCACCGATGTGTAATCCATCTATCTTCCGTTCCTTTCCGCGAGACGGGCGCGCGCTATCACTCCCACCGCGCTCGTTCCCATTACAAGTCCGATGAGCACCAGTATCGCCCCGTACTCTATCGGGGCCGCCGCCTCGGGGTCCGTCGCCGAGGTGGCGAGAACATATATGTGGTATGGCAGCGCCATAACCTGGCTGAAGACGCTTTTGGCAATCTCCGGCGCGAAGTATGCGGCGCCCGTGAACATTATCGGCGCCGTCTCGCCGGCGACGCGGCCTACCGCAAGAATGGTGCCCGTGATTATCGTCGAGGCCGCCGAGGGCAGCACGACCTTGATTATCGTCTGGTACTTCGTCGCGCCGAGCGCGTAGGAGGCGTCGCGGTAATCCTGAGGCACCGCGAGAAAGGCCTGTTCCGCCACCGTGACCACGAGCGGCAGAGAGAGGCATGCCAGCGTCAGCCCCGCTGAAAGCAGACAGGAGCCGAACTGCATAAAGACGACGAAGAGCGAGAGGCCGAAGAGACCGAAAATTACCGAAGGAACGCCCGCCAGCGAGCGGATCGATATCCTCATGAGTCTGACGATCCAGGTATCTTTAGCATACTCCGCGAAATAGAGCCCCGTCATGATGCCTACGGGAAGCACCACCCCCATTGAGACGAGCACCAGCTGCATCGTACCAACCAGCGGCGTCAGTATCCCGCCAGCCAGCATGCCGTCCTTGGGAGGCTCGGTGAGAAACTCCCATGAAAGGGTAGACGCGCCGTTCCTTATCAGGTAGACGGCGACCGCGCCGATAACCGCCACGAGCAGCAGCGCGAAGAGGCATAGGACGAGAGTCATCAGCCTGTCGTATATCTTGCGCATAAAAGTACGGTTCATCTCTTTGTACCTCTTTTTTCAATATAGAGTGAAGCCAGATTTATCATCAGCGTCATCACCAGAAGAATGAGCCCCGCGAAGAAGAGCGCGTAATAGTGGACGCTGCCCACCGGCGTCTCTCCCATCTCGGCGGCGATCGTCGAGGTGAGCGGCCGTACCGGCTCCGTAAACAGCGTGGGAATGATCGCCGCGCCGCCGGCGGCCATCAGCACGACCATCGTTTCGCCGAGGGCGCGCATCACGCCGAGGAGCACCGAGGCGATTATCCCGGGCAGCGCGCTGGGGAAGACCACCTTCTGTATCGTCTCCATCCTTGTCGCTCCGAGCGCGTAAGAGGCATCCCGAAGCTCAAGGGGGACCGTGGCGAGCGCCTCGTCAGAGAGTGAGGCGACCACCGGTATTATCAAAAATCCCAAAAGTATCGAAGCGTTGAGCAGGTTGAGCCCGCTCGCGATACCCAGCGTATCCTGCATCCAGGGCGCGATCAGCATCATGCCAATAAAGCCGAGGACTATCGAGGGCAGAAAGCCGAGTATCTCAAGCAGGACCTTGAAGAAGTTTCTCAGTTTGCGGGGAGCTATCTCCGCGGTAAAAACCGCGAGCGCGAGCGCCGCGGGTATTGCGATGATGCTGGAAAGAAGGGTGGCGGCGAGCGTTCCCGCTATAAGCGCCGCCATCCCCAGTGCTGGTGGTTCCTCAGTCGGATACCATTCTCTTGAAAAGAAAATCTCTTTAAGTGAAGCCGTTTTGAGTACCGGCAGCCCATTCGCGATCAGGAAGCCGAGAATGAAAACCAGGACGATGATTCCCGTCACCGCCACGCAGAAGACCGTGCGTGACATTATCCTGTCTCCCCTTCCTCCGAAGGCCTGTTTCTTCGCCGGCCGTTCGGCCTTTGTCAATGCACTCATGGGCTGTCCGTCCTCTCCTGTTGACGATAGGTTATTTCTTAAGCTCGCGGAGTGATACGAACCCAGTGCTGTTTACGATCTTCTGTCCGGCGTCGCTCTGCATGTACATGATGAAGTCAAGCACCTCGCCCTTGGGCCAGCCGTTTGTGAACATGTAGAGGTAGCGTGAAAGGGGATATTTGCCGTTGCGCGCGGTGGCAGCCGTCGCGCTCACGCCGTCGACCTGGAGCCCCTTGACCGTCTTGTTGACGTAGCCCATTCCCTCATAGCCGATCGCGTTTTTGTTCTTGCTGACCGAAGAGAGCATCGCGCCGCTTGAAGAGGCGACCTGGGCCTTCGGCGTCACGCGGGTCTTTTCGCCCTTATCCATGATCATCTCCTGCCAGGTGCCGTAAGTGCCGGAGCTGGTGTCGCGTCCGACGACTACGATAGGGGCGTCGGCGCCGCCGACCTCTTTCCAGTTCGTCACCTTGCCGGAGTATATATCCTTAAGCTGTGCGTGTGAGAGTCCCTTGACGGGGTTATCTTTGTGGACGATGGGGACGATGCAGTCGAGCGCGACCGCGAAGGGTACGGGATAGATATTCTTATCCATGCAGCTCTTGATCTCCGAATCCTTTATGAAGCGCGAGGCGTTCGCGATCTGGGCGCTGCCGTCGGCAAGCGATTTGAAACCGTTGCCGGTACCGGTGCCGGAGACGGAGAACTTGACTCCCGCGTTTTCCTTCATAAACTGCTCGACCGCCGCCTGTCCGAAGGGCAGGACCGTCGTAGAACCGTCCATTACGATCGGGGCCGCCATCGCCATCGTCGCGGCGGAAAGAACCACAAGTGCTATAAACGCTGTTACTAACTTTCTCATCTGTATTCCTCCTAAGTTGTTGTACCTAGGAGTATAGACTTACGATGTTAACGATGTGTTGAGCAAATGTAACAGGAACGTAACGTAAAAGAAAGGGGGATTTTCCGCGCTGTCAGCGGGCCGAACGGCTTATGGCCTCCATAACGCCGCCCGCTATCGAGAGGGATTTATCCGATATCGTAAAGCAGTAATCCGCCGCGCCGCGCGGGTCGACGTCGCCGATCTTCATATCATACCGGCACTCCACGGAGGGATGAATAAGACCGCGGATCACGCCGGAAATATTCGCCCGGACCGGATGCCCAGATATCTCGCCAAGCGTCTCGCCCGCCTCGACGGGGTCGCCGATACCTTTGCGGGGAACCAGACGTCCCTCCGCCGGAGCGCGCAGCAGCCTCTCGATACCGTAGCCCATGATCACGCCGGGCCTCTTAGTGTCGGGAATCGCCGCGCCCTTCGTGATTACCCGTCCCAGGCTGTGGCCGCGCATCGTCTCAATAACGTAAAGGACGTCCTCCGGCGCGCTGAAACCTGGGCCGAGGGCGATCGTCACGGGGGCCATACCGCGCTCCGTCCCCGTGGCACGCTTCGCCATGATCGCGTCAATGAGAATCCGCGGGCGAAGGGCAGCTATAGAATCGCCGCGCGGGTCGACCAGAACGCCGACGACGGCCGGATCAAATTCGTCAAGCGAGGAGATGAGGCGGCATTCCATATCCTCGACGCGGCAGCGTCCCTCATAGACGGCCTCGCAGACGGAGACGGCGCGGCGCACGGCCAGCGGATGCTCCGTCTCAAGCACAAGCACCGGAACGCCGGCCACGCGGAGCCGGTATATAACGCCGGTGGCGAGATCGCCGCCGCCTCTTACTATGACAGGGGAATCCTTAAATATATCCATAACGCTTTATCTTCTAAACTTCACGATCGTCACGCCATAGCCGCCCTCGCCGGGGCCGCCGAGATTATGCTCCGCGATATAGGGAACGCGCTTGCATAGCTCCTGCACCTCGCGGCGCAGAATACCCTCGCCGCGTCCGTGTATCACGGTGACGGTGTCATAACCGGCGCAGTAAGCCTGATCAAGATACTGCTCCACCATCGGGAGCGCCTCGTCTATCGTCATGCCGCGCACCATTATCGACGACGGCACGCCGACTGGACGCGAAACCTTTATCTGCACCTGGGCCTGCGGGGCCCTGTCAGGAGACTTTCTCGTGATCACCTTCAGCTTCGTGAGCGGCACCTCGATCTCCGCGATGCCCGCCTGTATACGGGCCTTCTTGCCCTTCACCTCTATCACCGTGGCGCTCTTGCTGGTGCCGATCACCTGCACAGTATCTCCGGCCTTCAGTTCATGGCTCGTAGCCGCAACGGACTCGACGCTCGTCTTCTGCTCCTCGCGCTTTATCGCAGATCTCTCTATCTTCTGGAAATGGCTGCGCTTCTTTTCAAGCTCACGGCGCGCCTCGGACTCCGCCTGCGCGTTCTCCATATTCTTTATCAGTGCGCGCGCCGAATCCTCGGCGTTGCGCACGATTGAAAGCGCCTTCTTGTCGGCGTTGGCGATCAGCGCGTCGCGCTTCTCCTCGATCGCCTTTATCTTCGCTTCGTAATCCTTTTCAAGTGCGGCCAGCTTCTTCCGCGAGGCCTCAACGGCGTTTGCCTCGCGTTCCAGCGCGGCGCGCTTCTCGTGAAGCTCGCCGATAAGATCCTCCATCGATATCTCGCGCCCGTTGATCGCCCGCTCCGCCCTCTCGATGATCGAGCGGCGCATGCCGAGCTTGCCGGCGATCAGCAGCGCGTTGCTGCGTCCCGGTATGCCGATCAAAATCCTATAGGTCGGCGAAAGCGTCGCGCTGTCAAATTCGACGCTCGCCGTCTCAATATCCTCGGTCGTCAGGGCAAAACGCTTTATCGGATTATGGTGCGTCGTGGCAAGGACAAGAGCCTTTTCCTCACGCAGCCAGTCAAGCAGCGCGATGCCGAGCGCCGCCCCCTCCTCAGGGTCCGTCCCCGCACCAAGCTCGTCAAGCATGACGACGGAACGCGGCGTCACCCGGTCAAGTATCTCCGTCACATGGGTGACATGCGCGCTGAATGTCGAAAGGCTCTGCTCTATGCTCTGTTCGTCGCCGATATCGGTAAAAAGCTCGCCGATGTCGCCGAGCAGGGAACCCTCCCCCGCCGGTATCGGGAAGCCGAGCCAGCCGAAGTAAATACAGACGCCCGCGGTCTTGAGCGCGACCGTCTTGCCGCCCGTGTTGGGGCCGGTAATGACGAGGATACGAAAATCCCCGCCGCACCTTATCTCTATCGGCACCGACCTGTCGCCGAGCAGCGGATGGCGGGCGCGGACGAAAGAAAAGAGCGTGCGCGGATCAAGATCCGGCAGACGCCACTTATATATACGCGTCATCTCGGAAAGCGCGTAGAAGAGATCCACCGTCC is part of the Cloacibacillus sp. genome and harbors:
- a CDS encoding response regulator transcription factor → MTQKILVVDDEESLAEFVCRALRQQGYKTVCAFDGDSALSLIYEELPDLVILDLMLPLMDGWEICRRVKSDTETKHIPILMLTARSSAEDVVQGLDLGADDYMRKPFPLDELLVRVRVLLRRTQQQADIRKIIENGAFKLDTVEKEAWLRGSLIDLSPTEYSILEVLARRMGHTVSREELLRRIWGMSNCDTRTVDVHLSRLRKKLDDGRRPMLSAQTLRGRGYRLVWEEGQE
- the pstA gene encoding phosphate ABC transporter permease PstA — encoded protein: MNRTFMRKIYDRLMTLVLCLFALLLVAVIGAVAVYLIRNGASTLSWEFLTEPPKDGMLAGGILTPLVGTMQLVLVSMGVVLPVGIMTGLYFAEYAKDTWIVRLMRISIRSLAGVPSVIFGLFGLSLFVVFMQFGSCLLSAGLTLACLSLPLVVTVAEQAFLAVPQDYRDASYALGATKYQTIIKVVLPSAASTIITGTILAVGRVAGETAPIMFTGAAYFAPEIAKSVFSQVMALPYHIYVLATSATDPEAAAPIEYGAILVLIGLVMGTSAVGVIARARLAERNGR
- the pstC gene encoding phosphate ABC transporter permease subunit PstC, with protein sequence MSALTKAERPAKKQAFGGRGDRIMSRTVFCVAVTGIIVLVFILGFLIANGLPVLKTASLKEIFFSREWYPTEEPPALGMAALIAGTLAATLLSSIIAIPAALALAVFTAEIAPRKLRNFFKVLLEILGFLPSIVLGFIGMMLIAPWMQDTLGIASGLNLLNASILLGFLIIPVVASLSDEALATVPLELRDASYALGATRMETIQKVVFPSALPGIIASVLLGVMRALGETMVVLMAAGGAAIIPTLFTEPVRPLTSTIAAEMGETPVGSVHYYALFFAGLILLVMTLMINLASLYIEKRGTKR
- a CDS encoding helix-turn-helix transcriptional regulator, coding for MDSEFIRKRITELRIKKGVSEYKMSLDLGHSRSYMQSIVSGRSLPSMAEFLYICKYLDVTPSDFFNEEIDHPALVKSAREGISGLSEKDLSLLLTLIERLHFK
- the phoU gene encoding phosphate signaling complex protein PhoU, whose amino-acid sequence is MDAINTRKRIEEDLSLLKNMIYRMSGLAAESIERAVWALKNNDAEMAQKVIADGDVIDDLEEKLDAACMEFAARYQPLGEDLRVVVSIMHIAVDLERIGDYGENIAKVTLSLCKLPQLKPLIDIPRMVETIKEMLRLSMTAIETHDGEAALRVFPMDDEVDDLEKQIMRELLLLIMEKPERIEQSFNLMNVSKTLERAGDHATNVAERMAYMYTGRPVKASSYRRKKMA
- the yqeB gene encoding selenium-dependent molybdenum cofactor biosynthesis protein YqeB, encoding MDIFKDSPVIVRGGGDLATGVIYRLRVAGVPVLVLETEHPLAVRRAVSVCEAVYEGRCRVEDMECRLISSLDEFDPAVVGVLVDPRGDSIAALRPRILIDAIMAKRATGTERGMAPVTIALGPGFSAPEDVLYVIETMRGHSLGRVITKGAAIPDTKRPGVIMGYGIERLLRAPAEGRLVPRKGIGDPVEAGETLGEISGHPVRANISGVIRGLIHPSVECRYDMKIGDVDPRGAADYCFTISDKSLSIAGGVMEAISRSAR
- the tadA gene encoding tRNA adenosine(34) deaminase TadA; this translates as MDDIIYMKEAIREARRALECGEIPVGAVVVRGEEILGRGHNVRSRDNSPFGHAEITAMTEAAKRINSWRFDGCSIYVTLEPCVMCSGALVQCRMGRIVFGAKDPKAGGCRSLYEIPGDPRMYHRCGVTGGVLGTECAEMLQKFFIEKRRARAAKK
- a CDS encoding ATP-binding protein, translating into MSFSKLTLKKKIAILMTLAVSVIGLAAWIIIYHAERSDSIEYTRTMLSRYLDLMAVSGEEKGVAGIKNISGIWTALYPDGRVTVVGLNGEVVTDTKADASQMENHYTRGEVIGAFERGEGSELRYSKTQREWQIYMAKRVITPGSPGEVYVVRLSYPVAKLSGLIKNVTIPFIKYFTLILILVWLGTYLVLRLILTPLNSLSQAASQIARGEKARFPITNDDEIQALSNTLNSMQDSLQKTIREAQERKEELAQLVGALPIGVILIDDEKKIRYINKEASTICGQSELPARGSSVELILPSNELYFMLDEPDTTRTLSIMRSGAMAMQVEATTLRLPRGRLIALQDLTEKAKLEEVRRDFFIDAGHEFQTPLAIIRTGLELLKSSPQMNGPERSEDVETIDSLLRQQERISGLVDDLLLLVRLDADPMRKDVADVDLVGVAEEVKDEIAVLPQSKETEIEITAPTGGAHVVGVYEDMRRALLNIMENAQKYIQFSDSPAGIIKVSLCEEGGMWRLTVDDNGPGVAENERKLIFERFRRGDSHRARGRKKSGGYGLGLSISRRIIERHGGTLELRESELGGTAFVIRLPK
- a CDS encoding PstS family phosphate ABC transporter substrate-binding protein, translating into MRKLVTAFIALVVLSAATMAMAAPIVMDGSTTVLPFGQAAVEQFMKENAGVKFSVSGTGTGNGFKSLADGSAQIANASRFIKDSEIKSCMDKNIYPVPFAVALDCIVPIVHKDNPVKGLSHAQLKDIYSGKVTNWKEVGGADAPIVVVGRDTSSGTYGTWQEMIMDKGEKTRVTPKAQVASSSGAMLSSVSKNKNAIGYEGMGYVNKTVKGLQVDGVSATAATARNGKYPLSRYLYMFTNGWPKGEVLDFIMYMQSDAGQKIVNSTGFVSLRELKK
- a CDS encoding EAL domain-containing protein: MLDLTASTLYIADLPSRTLYLWDAKEHCCAKIPGGGDITKLFFQYCGGSCEETDEALAAFVEGMFKGRERDRMICSFSAAGGERWRAEVSYKSLIEDSGGHSRSVCLMRRLRMEEETRSFCAEHRACLDDWLNRGIKNGFVKLYLQPKMNLTRQEITGAEVLARYEDPRKGLLAPDDFIPQLEDAGLIGALDLYIMERSYRLLCDFRAAGLKLVPLSVNFSKKTLLAPGILDEVERIGAGFGDLREYMEIEVTESVGNVSRPDFAAACTALRAAGYRLALDDFGSEYSNLYMMQAFRFDVIKIDKAVVAEVADNEISRALVESTVNICGKLDIGCIAEGVESKDQAEILAALGCPDVQGYLIDRPLPSEEFAVKYLGGR
- the pstB gene encoding phosphate ABC transporter ATP-binding protein PstB → MSVKIRTRGVDLYYGDRQVLKNITFDMGENMVTAFIGPSGCGKSSYLRCLNRMNDFISSARVEGIIEFDGENILADDTDVIALRRKVGMVFQKPNPFPMSIYDNIAYGPRLNGVKDKGRLDEIVENSLQGAALWDEVKDKLKSSGTGLSGGQQQRLCIARAIATQPDILLMDEPTSALDPMSTARVEELISELKRDYTVVIVTHNMQQAARISDYTAFFLLGDLIEYDRTAKMFTSPHDKRTEDYISGRFG